In a genomic window of Pangasianodon hypophthalmus isolate fPanHyp1 chromosome 1, fPanHyp1.pri, whole genome shotgun sequence:
- the si:dkeyp-69b9.3 gene encoding myocardin isoform X4, protein MTLLASERSLLIRSKFRSVLQLRIQNRRQQKELNADSEGVKASCSDKVGEKEANSTGHQTVDGTTLKSPPSALTAETAQDKASCGAQRQKKARLVENVSEKIQRRSGSIELLQKHIAPLENNVFEDDISSCSSASPEQLGTHQSPSFSSSPGLSSDQSLSDVSPVAMPINHSPSSVQQCSSAVHPGTEGITESMTMTVAGSNSMAMTGRPKGVYVPSQTSLLPKTAQCLTPPTHSILGGSLSSPRPPRPRKPRDCKPKMRKLKYHQYIPPDQRGNTGGTSGNNSQKNSNTQVQPVDPAYSRLLHQQQVFLQLQILNQQQQLTVATSENQVVTISGAGPQSCLQPAPPQTNTSHLETSSTHKLELLPPNLDDLTVSELRQQLRKRGLPVSGTKPALLERLRPFQMPRPQLTPAPLCQLEGTLVPSPPPNLSPSSSPSQIYIQPSAVVEEGLAGATYLTSPSSSAGSSPNLQAPSPPVPSSALWRSEQAAEELTVELEMRERIRSRPRGKALGAVTQTSGSSLHPFLQQDPGCARGKPDTEGQEVLFTQQVFSCQPCDTISQDFELPMQITASPEQAPPHTERSLEELLQEAIQRVQMDPRESIDDILEDPVSCSGNTITSELQSSITTLSGSSPASPPDQFQPTQPNSKDESGRSSPLCSSLLLELPPSPAHTLPLESNPAPPPPPLCTTPPLSAPSRKRRSDVPAFDAVDWLESLTSGLHPLTPPVAPFVESDFALDSDLNISRVLDLMVEQW, encoded by the exons ttCTGCAGTTGCGAATACAGAATCGCAGACAACAGAAAGAGCTAAATGCTGACTCCG AAGGTGTGAAGGCCTCCTGCTCTGACAAAGTAGGGGAGAAAGAGGCCAATAGCACTGGG CATCAGACAGTGGATGGCACCACTCTGAAGTCGCCCCCTAGTGCTCTGACTGCTGAAACTGCACAAG ACAAGGCTAGCTGTGGTGCTCAGAGACAGAAGAAGGCTCGACTGGTTGAGAATGTCAGTGAGAAGATCCAGAGACGATCTGGGTCCATTGAGCTACTTCAGAAACACATTGCACCGTTAGAAAACA ATGTCTTCGAAGATGACATCTCCTCATGTTCCTCTGCATCTCCCGAGCAACTCGGGACACACCAATCCCCCAGCTTCTCCTCGTCACCCGGGCTGAGCAGTGACCAGTCACTGAGTGATGTGTCACCTGTTGCGATGCCCATCAACCACAGCCCAAGCAGTGTTCAG CAGTGTAGTTCAGCTGTGCACCCTGGAACTGAGGGCATCACGGAGTCAATGACCATGACGGTGGCAGGGTCAAACTCCATGGCAATGACTGGAAGACCCAAAGGAGTGTATGTGCCCTCTCAGACGTCACTGCTGCCAAAG ACAGCTCAATGCCTAACCCCACCTACTCATTCCATTCTTGGAGGGTCTTTATCCTCGCCACGCCCTCCACGGCCACGGAAACCTCGTGACTGTAAGCCTAAAATGAGGAAGCTGAAGTACCACCAATACATACCCCCAGACCAAAGGGGCAACACTGGAGGCACTTCTGGGAACAATTCCCAAAAGAACAGCAACACTCAAGTTCAGCCAGTCGATCCTGCATATTCTCGCCTTCTACACCAGCAGCAGGTTTTCCTGCAACTGCAGATTCTAAACCAGCAGCAACAGCTCACTGTGGCAACCAG TGAGAATCAGGTAGTGACGATTTCTGGTGCTGGACCACAAAGTTGCCTTCAGCCTGCTCCCCCACAAACAAACACCTCCCACCTGGAAACAAGCTCCACCCACAAGCTAGAATTGCTTCCCCCAAACCTTGACGACCTAACA GTGTCAGAACTCCGACAGCAGTTACGCAAACGCGGACTCCCGGTCTCTGGCACCAAACCTGCTCTGTTAGAGAGGCTCCGCCCCTTCCAGATGCCCCGTCCCCAGCTAACACCTGCTCCACTTTGCCAGTTGGAAGGGACCCTAGTACCTTCTCCACCCCCTAACCTAAGCCCATCTAGCAGTCCTTCACAGATTTACATCCAGCCATCAGCAGTGGTGGAGGAAGGCTTGGCTGGTGCCACTTATTTGACATCCCCCTCTTCTTCTGCGGGTTCAAGTCCAAACCTGCAGGCTCCCTCACCTCCGGTGCCCTCCAGTGCTCTCTGGAGGTCAGAACAGGCAGCAGAGGAGCTGACCGTGGAACTGGAGATGAGGGAGAGGATTCGGAGCAGACCTAGAGGAAAAGCTCTGGGTGCAGTCACACAG ACAAGTGGAAGTTCCCTACATCCCTTCCTGCAACAGGACCCAGGATGTGCCAGAGGGAAACCAGACACAGAAGGACAGGAAGTGCTGTTTACACAG CAGGTGTTTTCCTGTCAGCCGTGTGATACCATCTCCCAGGATTTTGAGCTACCGATGCAAATCACAGCCAGCCCAGAGCAAGCTCCACCCCACACTGAACGCAGTCTGGAGGAACTATTGCAGGAGGCCATTCAAAgagtacag ATGGACCCACGTGAGTCCATAGATGACATTTTGGAGGATCCTGTTAGCTGTTCTG GTAACACTATCACTTCAGAACTCCAGTCATCTATCACCACCCTCTCAGGCTCTTCCCCTGCCTCACCACCTGACCAATTTCAACCTACCCAGCCCAACTCGAAAGATGAAAGTGGCCGCTCATCTCCACTTTGCTCTTCACTTCTACTGGAGCTTCCACCCTCCCCTGCCCACACCTTGCCCCTTGAATCTAACCCtgcccctcctcctcctcccctctGCACAACTCCTCCCCTAAGTGCTCCCTCCAGAAAGAGGAGGTCCGATGTGCCTGCGTTTGATGCTGTTGATTGGCTGGAATCCCTGACCTCTGGCCTGCACCCTCTCACGCCTCCCGTGGCACCTTTCGTGGAAAGCGACTTTGCCCTCGATTCAGACCTGAACATAAGCAGGGTCCTTGACCTGATGGTGGAGCAGTGGTGA
- the si:dkeyp-69b9.3 gene encoding myocardin isoform X1, with amino-acid sequence MTLLASERSLLIRSKFRSVLQLRIQNRRQQKELNADSEGVKASCSDKVGEKEANSTGHQTVDGTTLKSPPSALTAETAQDKASCGAQRQKKARLVENVSEKIQRRSGSIELLQKHIAPLENTSVSFSLPSDVFEDDISSCSSASPEQLGTHQSPSFSSSPGLSSDQSLSDVSPVAMPINHSPSSVQQCSSAVHPGTEGITESMTMTVAGSNSMAMTGRPKGVYVPSQTSLLPKTAQCLTPPTHSILGGSLSSPRPPRPRKPRDCKPKMRKLKYHQYIPPDQRGNTGGTSGNNSQKNSNTQVQPVDPAYSRLLHQQQVFLQLQILNQQQQLTVATSENQVVTISGAGPQSCLQPAPPQTNTSHLETSSTHKLELLPPNLDDLTVSELRQQLRKRGLPVSGTKPALLERLRPFQMPRPQLTPAPLCQLEGTLVPSPPPNLSPSSSPSQIYIQPSAVVEEGLAGATYLTSPSSSAGSSPNLQAPSPPVPSSALWRSEQAAEELTVELEMRERIRSRPRGKALGAVTQTSGSSLHPFLQQDPGCARGKPDTEGQEVLFTQQVFSCQPCDTISQDFELPMQITASPEQAPPHTERSLEELLQEAIQRVQMDPRESIDDILEDPVSCSGNTITSELQSSITTLSGSSPASPPDQFQPTQPNSKDESGRSSPLCSSLLLELPPSPAHTLPLESNPAPPPPPLCTTPPLSAPSRKRRSDVPAFDAVDWLESLTSGLHPLTPPVAPFVESDFALDSDLNISRVLDLMVEQW; translated from the exons ttCTGCAGTTGCGAATACAGAATCGCAGACAACAGAAAGAGCTAAATGCTGACTCCG AAGGTGTGAAGGCCTCCTGCTCTGACAAAGTAGGGGAGAAAGAGGCCAATAGCACTGGG CATCAGACAGTGGATGGCACCACTCTGAAGTCGCCCCCTAGTGCTCTGACTGCTGAAACTGCACAAG ACAAGGCTAGCTGTGGTGCTCAGAGACAGAAGAAGGCTCGACTGGTTGAGAATGTCAGTGAGAAGATCCAGAGACGATCTGGGTCCATTGAGCTACTTCAGAAACACATTGCACCGTTAGAAAACA cttctgtttccttttcctTGCCCTCAGATGTCTTCGAAGATGACATCTCCTCATGTTCCTCTGCATCTCCCGAGCAACTCGGGACACACCAATCCCCCAGCTTCTCCTCGTCACCCGGGCTGAGCAGTGACCAGTCACTGAGTGATGTGTCACCTGTTGCGATGCCCATCAACCACAGCCCAAGCAGTGTTCAG CAGTGTAGTTCAGCTGTGCACCCTGGAACTGAGGGCATCACGGAGTCAATGACCATGACGGTGGCAGGGTCAAACTCCATGGCAATGACTGGAAGACCCAAAGGAGTGTATGTGCCCTCTCAGACGTCACTGCTGCCAAAG ACAGCTCAATGCCTAACCCCACCTACTCATTCCATTCTTGGAGGGTCTTTATCCTCGCCACGCCCTCCACGGCCACGGAAACCTCGTGACTGTAAGCCTAAAATGAGGAAGCTGAAGTACCACCAATACATACCCCCAGACCAAAGGGGCAACACTGGAGGCACTTCTGGGAACAATTCCCAAAAGAACAGCAACACTCAAGTTCAGCCAGTCGATCCTGCATATTCTCGCCTTCTACACCAGCAGCAGGTTTTCCTGCAACTGCAGATTCTAAACCAGCAGCAACAGCTCACTGTGGCAACCAG TGAGAATCAGGTAGTGACGATTTCTGGTGCTGGACCACAAAGTTGCCTTCAGCCTGCTCCCCCACAAACAAACACCTCCCACCTGGAAACAAGCTCCACCCACAAGCTAGAATTGCTTCCCCCAAACCTTGACGACCTAACA GTGTCAGAACTCCGACAGCAGTTACGCAAACGCGGACTCCCGGTCTCTGGCACCAAACCTGCTCTGTTAGAGAGGCTCCGCCCCTTCCAGATGCCCCGTCCCCAGCTAACACCTGCTCCACTTTGCCAGTTGGAAGGGACCCTAGTACCTTCTCCACCCCCTAACCTAAGCCCATCTAGCAGTCCTTCACAGATTTACATCCAGCCATCAGCAGTGGTGGAGGAAGGCTTGGCTGGTGCCACTTATTTGACATCCCCCTCTTCTTCTGCGGGTTCAAGTCCAAACCTGCAGGCTCCCTCACCTCCGGTGCCCTCCAGTGCTCTCTGGAGGTCAGAACAGGCAGCAGAGGAGCTGACCGTGGAACTGGAGATGAGGGAGAGGATTCGGAGCAGACCTAGAGGAAAAGCTCTGGGTGCAGTCACACAG ACAAGTGGAAGTTCCCTACATCCCTTCCTGCAACAGGACCCAGGATGTGCCAGAGGGAAACCAGACACAGAAGGACAGGAAGTGCTGTTTACACAG CAGGTGTTTTCCTGTCAGCCGTGTGATACCATCTCCCAGGATTTTGAGCTACCGATGCAAATCACAGCCAGCCCAGAGCAAGCTCCACCCCACACTGAACGCAGTCTGGAGGAACTATTGCAGGAGGCCATTCAAAgagtacag ATGGACCCACGTGAGTCCATAGATGACATTTTGGAGGATCCTGTTAGCTGTTCTG GTAACACTATCACTTCAGAACTCCAGTCATCTATCACCACCCTCTCAGGCTCTTCCCCTGCCTCACCACCTGACCAATTTCAACCTACCCAGCCCAACTCGAAAGATGAAAGTGGCCGCTCATCTCCACTTTGCTCTTCACTTCTACTGGAGCTTCCACCCTCCCCTGCCCACACCTTGCCCCTTGAATCTAACCCtgcccctcctcctcctcccctctGCACAACTCCTCCCCTAAGTGCTCCCTCCAGAAAGAGGAGGTCCGATGTGCCTGCGTTTGATGCTGTTGATTGGCTGGAATCCCTGACCTCTGGCCTGCACCCTCTCACGCCTCCCGTGGCACCTTTCGTGGAAAGCGACTTTGCCCTCGATTCAGACCTGAACATAAGCAGGGTCCTTGACCTGATGGTGGAGCAGTGGTGA
- the si:dkeyp-69b9.3 gene encoding myocardin isoform X2, with translation MTLLASERSLLIRSKFRSVLQLRIQNRRQQKELNADSEGVKASCSDKVGEKEANSTGHQTVDGTTLKSPPSALTAETAQDKASCGAQRQKKARLVENVSEKIQRRSGSIELLQKHIAPLENTSVSFSLPSDVFEDDISSCSSASPEQLGTHQSPSFSSSPGLSSDQSLSDVSPVAMPINHSPSSVQQCSSAVHPGTEGITESMTMTVAGSNSMAMTGRPKGVYVPSQTSLLPKTAQCLTPPTHSILGGSLSSPRPPRPRKPRDCKPKMRKLKYHQYIPPDQRGNTGGTSGNNSQKNSNTQVQPVDPAYSRLLHQQQVFLQLQILNQQQQLTVATSENQVVTISGAGPQSCLQPAPPQTNTSHLETSSTHKLELLPPNLDDLTVSELRQQLRKRGLPVSGTKPALLERLRPFQMPRPQLTPAPLCQLEGTLVPSPPPNLSPSSSPSQIYIQPSAVVEEGLAGATYLTSPSSSAGSSPNLQAPSPPVPSSALWRSEQAAEELTVELEMRERIRSRPRGKALGAVTQTSGSSLHPFLQQDPGCARGKPDTEGQEVLFTQVFSCQPCDTISQDFELPMQITASPEQAPPHTERSLEELLQEAIQRVQMDPRESIDDILEDPVSCSGNTITSELQSSITTLSGSSPASPPDQFQPTQPNSKDESGRSSPLCSSLLLELPPSPAHTLPLESNPAPPPPPLCTTPPLSAPSRKRRSDVPAFDAVDWLESLTSGLHPLTPPVAPFVESDFALDSDLNISRVLDLMVEQW, from the exons ttCTGCAGTTGCGAATACAGAATCGCAGACAACAGAAAGAGCTAAATGCTGACTCCG AAGGTGTGAAGGCCTCCTGCTCTGACAAAGTAGGGGAGAAAGAGGCCAATAGCACTGGG CATCAGACAGTGGATGGCACCACTCTGAAGTCGCCCCCTAGTGCTCTGACTGCTGAAACTGCACAAG ACAAGGCTAGCTGTGGTGCTCAGAGACAGAAGAAGGCTCGACTGGTTGAGAATGTCAGTGAGAAGATCCAGAGACGATCTGGGTCCATTGAGCTACTTCAGAAACACATTGCACCGTTAGAAAACA cttctgtttccttttcctTGCCCTCAGATGTCTTCGAAGATGACATCTCCTCATGTTCCTCTGCATCTCCCGAGCAACTCGGGACACACCAATCCCCCAGCTTCTCCTCGTCACCCGGGCTGAGCAGTGACCAGTCACTGAGTGATGTGTCACCTGTTGCGATGCCCATCAACCACAGCCCAAGCAGTGTTCAG CAGTGTAGTTCAGCTGTGCACCCTGGAACTGAGGGCATCACGGAGTCAATGACCATGACGGTGGCAGGGTCAAACTCCATGGCAATGACTGGAAGACCCAAAGGAGTGTATGTGCCCTCTCAGACGTCACTGCTGCCAAAG ACAGCTCAATGCCTAACCCCACCTACTCATTCCATTCTTGGAGGGTCTTTATCCTCGCCACGCCCTCCACGGCCACGGAAACCTCGTGACTGTAAGCCTAAAATGAGGAAGCTGAAGTACCACCAATACATACCCCCAGACCAAAGGGGCAACACTGGAGGCACTTCTGGGAACAATTCCCAAAAGAACAGCAACACTCAAGTTCAGCCAGTCGATCCTGCATATTCTCGCCTTCTACACCAGCAGCAGGTTTTCCTGCAACTGCAGATTCTAAACCAGCAGCAACAGCTCACTGTGGCAACCAG TGAGAATCAGGTAGTGACGATTTCTGGTGCTGGACCACAAAGTTGCCTTCAGCCTGCTCCCCCACAAACAAACACCTCCCACCTGGAAACAAGCTCCACCCACAAGCTAGAATTGCTTCCCCCAAACCTTGACGACCTAACA GTGTCAGAACTCCGACAGCAGTTACGCAAACGCGGACTCCCGGTCTCTGGCACCAAACCTGCTCTGTTAGAGAGGCTCCGCCCCTTCCAGATGCCCCGTCCCCAGCTAACACCTGCTCCACTTTGCCAGTTGGAAGGGACCCTAGTACCTTCTCCACCCCCTAACCTAAGCCCATCTAGCAGTCCTTCACAGATTTACATCCAGCCATCAGCAGTGGTGGAGGAAGGCTTGGCTGGTGCCACTTATTTGACATCCCCCTCTTCTTCTGCGGGTTCAAGTCCAAACCTGCAGGCTCCCTCACCTCCGGTGCCCTCCAGTGCTCTCTGGAGGTCAGAACAGGCAGCAGAGGAGCTGACCGTGGAACTGGAGATGAGGGAGAGGATTCGGAGCAGACCTAGAGGAAAAGCTCTGGGTGCAGTCACACAG ACAAGTGGAAGTTCCCTACATCCCTTCCTGCAACAGGACCCAGGATGTGCCAGAGGGAAACCAGACACAGAAGGACAGGAAGTGCTGTTTACACAG GTGTTTTCCTGTCAGCCGTGTGATACCATCTCCCAGGATTTTGAGCTACCGATGCAAATCACAGCCAGCCCAGAGCAAGCTCCACCCCACACTGAACGCAGTCTGGAGGAACTATTGCAGGAGGCCATTCAAAgagtacag ATGGACCCACGTGAGTCCATAGATGACATTTTGGAGGATCCTGTTAGCTGTTCTG GTAACACTATCACTTCAGAACTCCAGTCATCTATCACCACCCTCTCAGGCTCTTCCCCTGCCTCACCACCTGACCAATTTCAACCTACCCAGCCCAACTCGAAAGATGAAAGTGGCCGCTCATCTCCACTTTGCTCTTCACTTCTACTGGAGCTTCCACCCTCCCCTGCCCACACCTTGCCCCTTGAATCTAACCCtgcccctcctcctcctcccctctGCACAACTCCTCCCCTAAGTGCTCCCTCCAGAAAGAGGAGGTCCGATGTGCCTGCGTTTGATGCTGTTGATTGGCTGGAATCCCTGACCTCTGGCCTGCACCCTCTCACGCCTCCCGTGGCACCTTTCGTGGAAAGCGACTTTGCCCTCGATTCAGACCTGAACATAAGCAGGGTCCTTGACCTGATGGTGGAGCAGTGGTGA
- the si:dkeyp-69b9.3 gene encoding myocardin isoform X3 — translation MTLLASERSLLIRSKFRSVLQLRIQNRRQQKELNADSGVKASCSDKVGEKEANSTGHQTVDGTTLKSPPSALTAETAQDKASCGAQRQKKARLVENVSEKIQRRSGSIELLQKHIAPLENTSVSFSLPSDVFEDDISSCSSASPEQLGTHQSPSFSSSPGLSSDQSLSDVSPVAMPINHSPSSVQQCSSAVHPGTEGITESMTMTVAGSNSMAMTGRPKGVYVPSQTSLLPKTAQCLTPPTHSILGGSLSSPRPPRPRKPRDCKPKMRKLKYHQYIPPDQRGNTGGTSGNNSQKNSNTQVQPVDPAYSRLLHQQQVFLQLQILNQQQQLTVATSENQVVTISGAGPQSCLQPAPPQTNTSHLETSSTHKLELLPPNLDDLTVSELRQQLRKRGLPVSGTKPALLERLRPFQMPRPQLTPAPLCQLEGTLVPSPPPNLSPSSSPSQIYIQPSAVVEEGLAGATYLTSPSSSAGSSPNLQAPSPPVPSSALWRSEQAAEELTVELEMRERIRSRPRGKALGAVTQTSGSSLHPFLQQDPGCARGKPDTEGQEVLFTQQVFSCQPCDTISQDFELPMQITASPEQAPPHTERSLEELLQEAIQRVQMDPRESIDDILEDPVSCSGNTITSELQSSITTLSGSSPASPPDQFQPTQPNSKDESGRSSPLCSSLLLELPPSPAHTLPLESNPAPPPPPLCTTPPLSAPSRKRRSDVPAFDAVDWLESLTSGLHPLTPPVAPFVESDFALDSDLNISRVLDLMVEQW, via the exons ttCTGCAGTTGCGAATACAGAATCGCAGACAACAGAAAGAGCTAAATGCTGACTCCG GTGTGAAGGCCTCCTGCTCTGACAAAGTAGGGGAGAAAGAGGCCAATAGCACTGGG CATCAGACAGTGGATGGCACCACTCTGAAGTCGCCCCCTAGTGCTCTGACTGCTGAAACTGCACAAG ACAAGGCTAGCTGTGGTGCTCAGAGACAGAAGAAGGCTCGACTGGTTGAGAATGTCAGTGAGAAGATCCAGAGACGATCTGGGTCCATTGAGCTACTTCAGAAACACATTGCACCGTTAGAAAACA cttctgtttccttttcctTGCCCTCAGATGTCTTCGAAGATGACATCTCCTCATGTTCCTCTGCATCTCCCGAGCAACTCGGGACACACCAATCCCCCAGCTTCTCCTCGTCACCCGGGCTGAGCAGTGACCAGTCACTGAGTGATGTGTCACCTGTTGCGATGCCCATCAACCACAGCCCAAGCAGTGTTCAG CAGTGTAGTTCAGCTGTGCACCCTGGAACTGAGGGCATCACGGAGTCAATGACCATGACGGTGGCAGGGTCAAACTCCATGGCAATGACTGGAAGACCCAAAGGAGTGTATGTGCCCTCTCAGACGTCACTGCTGCCAAAG ACAGCTCAATGCCTAACCCCACCTACTCATTCCATTCTTGGAGGGTCTTTATCCTCGCCACGCCCTCCACGGCCACGGAAACCTCGTGACTGTAAGCCTAAAATGAGGAAGCTGAAGTACCACCAATACATACCCCCAGACCAAAGGGGCAACACTGGAGGCACTTCTGGGAACAATTCCCAAAAGAACAGCAACACTCAAGTTCAGCCAGTCGATCCTGCATATTCTCGCCTTCTACACCAGCAGCAGGTTTTCCTGCAACTGCAGATTCTAAACCAGCAGCAACAGCTCACTGTGGCAACCAG TGAGAATCAGGTAGTGACGATTTCTGGTGCTGGACCACAAAGTTGCCTTCAGCCTGCTCCCCCACAAACAAACACCTCCCACCTGGAAACAAGCTCCACCCACAAGCTAGAATTGCTTCCCCCAAACCTTGACGACCTAACA GTGTCAGAACTCCGACAGCAGTTACGCAAACGCGGACTCCCGGTCTCTGGCACCAAACCTGCTCTGTTAGAGAGGCTCCGCCCCTTCCAGATGCCCCGTCCCCAGCTAACACCTGCTCCACTTTGCCAGTTGGAAGGGACCCTAGTACCTTCTCCACCCCCTAACCTAAGCCCATCTAGCAGTCCTTCACAGATTTACATCCAGCCATCAGCAGTGGTGGAGGAAGGCTTGGCTGGTGCCACTTATTTGACATCCCCCTCTTCTTCTGCGGGTTCAAGTCCAAACCTGCAGGCTCCCTCACCTCCGGTGCCCTCCAGTGCTCTCTGGAGGTCAGAACAGGCAGCAGAGGAGCTGACCGTGGAACTGGAGATGAGGGAGAGGATTCGGAGCAGACCTAGAGGAAAAGCTCTGGGTGCAGTCACACAG ACAAGTGGAAGTTCCCTACATCCCTTCCTGCAACAGGACCCAGGATGTGCCAGAGGGAAACCAGACACAGAAGGACAGGAAGTGCTGTTTACACAG CAGGTGTTTTCCTGTCAGCCGTGTGATACCATCTCCCAGGATTTTGAGCTACCGATGCAAATCACAGCCAGCCCAGAGCAAGCTCCACCCCACACTGAACGCAGTCTGGAGGAACTATTGCAGGAGGCCATTCAAAgagtacag ATGGACCCACGTGAGTCCATAGATGACATTTTGGAGGATCCTGTTAGCTGTTCTG GTAACACTATCACTTCAGAACTCCAGTCATCTATCACCACCCTCTCAGGCTCTTCCCCTGCCTCACCACCTGACCAATTTCAACCTACCCAGCCCAACTCGAAAGATGAAAGTGGCCGCTCATCTCCACTTTGCTCTTCACTTCTACTGGAGCTTCCACCCTCCCCTGCCCACACCTTGCCCCTTGAATCTAACCCtgcccctcctcctcctcccctctGCACAACTCCTCCCCTAAGTGCTCCCTCCAGAAAGAGGAGGTCCGATGTGCCTGCGTTTGATGCTGTTGATTGGCTGGAATCCCTGACCTCTGGCCTGCACCCTCTCACGCCTCCCGTGGCACCTTTCGTGGAAAGCGACTTTGCCCTCGATTCAGACCTGAACATAAGCAGGGTCCTTGACCTGATGGTGGAGCAGTGGTGA
- the pitpnc1b gene encoding cytoplasmic phosphatidylinositol transfer protein 1b — MLMKEYRICMPLTVEEYRIGQLYMINKHSHEQSGGGDGVEVIRNEPDTHPKYGTGQVTEKRIYLSSKLPSWMKKFVPMIFYVTEKAWNFYPYTITEYTCSFLPKLSIKIETHFENNNGSNENVFEDKPTPQDSVCFLDILSDPIPDKYYKKDEDLSSWVSDKTGRGPLVDGWRNNTKPIMCSYKRVQCSFEVYGFQGRTEEFIHRNIRDILLVGHRQAVAWIDEWHGMSLEEVREFEKQLQQETNQKMKKDMSDSGSVAPVRPSFSRSVSVTDALSLKKMGVNTVDITDSSSSCSSTFRSPVRLNSSSD; from the exons atgttgatgaaagagTACAGAATATGCATGCCTCTTACTGTGGAGgag TATAGAATTGGTCAGCTGTACATGATCAATAAGCACAGCCATGAGCAGAGCGGGGGAGGGGATGGTGTGGAGGTCATCCGGAATGAGCCTGACACACACCCTAAATACGGAACTGGTCAAGTCACTGAAAAACGTATTTACCTCAGCAG TAAATTGCCCTCCTGGATGAAGAAGTTTGTCCCTATGATCTTCTATGTCACAGAAAAGGCCTGGAATTTCTACCCATACACTATCACAG AGTACACA TGCTCGTTCCTTCCCAAGCTGAGCATCAAAATCGAGACGCACTTTGAGAACAACAATGGGAGCAATGAGAAT GTGTTTGAAGACAAACCCACACCTCAAGACAGTGTCTGCTTCTTGGATATATTGAGTGACCCGATTCCTGACAAGTACTACAAAAAAGatgag GACCTGAGCAGCTGGGTGTCAGACAAGACAGGGCGTGGCCCCCTGGTGGATGGCTGGAGAAATAACACCAAGCCCATCATGTGCTCCTACAAGAGAGTTCAGTGCAGCTTTGAGGTCTACGGGTTCCAGGGCCGGACAGAAGAGTTCATCCACAGG AATATCCGTGACATCTTGCTGGTAGGACACAGACAGGCAGTGGCATGGATAGATGAGTGGCATG GGATGAGCCTGGAGGAAGTGAGGGAGTTCGAGAagcagctgcagcaggagaCGAACCAGAAGATGAAGAAGGACATGAGTGACTCAG GCTCAGTCGCTCCTGTACGTCCCTCCTTCTCCCGCTCTGTCTCAGTCACGGATGCGTTGTCACTGAAGAAGATGGGGGTGAACACTGTGGATATTACAGACTCTTCATCATCATGTTCCTCCACATTCAGGAGCCCTGTGAGATTGAATTCCTCATCAGACTAA